The Onychostoma macrolepis isolate SWU-2019 chromosome 20, ASM1243209v1, whole genome shotgun sequence nucleotide sequence TGGAGTGCATTTACAGGAGCACTTCAAATGACGACAGAGAGCTTACGTCATGAGATGCTGAGGATGTCAACGTGACTCTGACCTAGACTCCAGGGTTACACTGACTGATACCCGTGTGTCCATTTCCGTCAACACATTGCTCATTGCGCATTGTTTTTACACTGCTTGActgtttgaaaattaaaaaattattgaaaGCTAGTGTGTAACAGCCATCATGCAATAATTTGTGCTTCATCATTATAGTCCACGCAAAGTACATAAAACTTACAATTGTCTCTCCGCATCagcaaaatgaaacaaacaaaacaaacaaatctgtCTGTTGATTTAATCccactatgtaaacaaaattccTGATAAAGGGCTAATGACATTTGGTAAGGAAGTCTAATCCAATTGAACTGTCTTGTTTTGATGACTGGAGAGCTGATCACTGTCTGGTCAGTGCTTTATTGCTCAATTTACTTCAGAGATcttcaaaaaaacatacaaatgacgacaatttttttttttacattttccattGTTGTTATGTATTCcattgtttaattattaattcaatCGTTAAGATGCAGCCTTTACTTCAGTCCATTAAgaaaaacttaattaaaaacaaatcctTACTCTTATTCATGCTTTACTGTActtatttgataaatataatttatttatttgtttcatttgtataatacaaaagaatagaataaaagtattgtttGTATATCAATGGAAGATCATTTCCCACCATTAGCGGCGCACCTGGGTGTCTCTTTAAGTGAGTGAAGTATATCTTAATATACAAGATGAAGCACTTTatgacctttaaaaaaaaaatgcaaacaagaTGTATATTGaggacaacattttttttttgctctaaaATTATTTCATAGTCACACTGTGTGTAAAGAATCATTAACTGTTGTCAAGAAATATTCTGCAGTCAAACAACTGCTAGAGCCACACACAAAACAGAATAATGTAAATCTACTAAAAATATGTTTACCTGAAACAGACCTATAGAGTCAAACGTGTGtgaaataaactgtatttttccctaaacaataatgatgaaaataacacaaaatttctaGTGCATGTACATTAAAGTACACGTCATTTCTATATGAATGCACATTAACTAATGATTTGTTTAGCTCAAAACCTTATATGACTAAATGCTTAAGTCACATTAGAGTACAGTAACCCTCACCAGACCTCTGAAAGTTTAACATACATGGGAAACAGCGCCGTCTAGTTATAGATTTCAGCAGATCACCACTTGACTGTTCTCTCTGGTCTCACACGTGGTAATAATGATTGAGAGGTCTAGGCATGGATTGTTTACTGGAAGATAACAGCTTACCGTTTAAACCCCCAAAGCGCTGAACATTGTGCTTATACTGTAGAGAAAAGGAACAACAAACGTTGTTTGACAGTAATTTATACCTAAATAATAACACCGAGAAACTGTAGCAGCCTTTAAATTGTGTTCATTGAAAAGTTAAAAGCTTGTGAAATATGCTTTGACGCAACGTGCCTGACCAATTATATGGCCGCATTCTGTCCTCGgtttcttttttaatgaatattcatTAGAATGGGCGGGGTATTTTCGAGGGGGCGTGTCTGTTCTGTCGAACGTTGACTGTTTGATGACACTCTCGTCGATTAGAAATGATTTATCAATGGATTTTCTAGAAAATGACTTTCTCGACGTTAATTTGACATGTATTAAGCATCTCAGATTGACATCCTAATGTTTGGAGAAGAATGGAAGAGAAATCTGCTTCATGTTATGAAGGTAATATCACTCAGTAACGTTATACACGATACCGGTTACTGTTATTCAACTAACGTTAGACCGATAACCCTACAAAATGTTGGCACAGTCAAAACTGTTATTGCGTTTTTTAAGTGATTATTGGATGGTAAAATGCAAAACGTATGTTGAAAAGCCGTTTTAAGTAACGTACAGTCCCACATTATCAgttaaaaaaaggaaatctaAAATTGTTCATTGTGGACATTTACTGATTGCATCTGTGCCGTTATACTGACATGAGATTATCAGTGCTTTTCATTTCTGTGGAAACAGTTCATCAAAGACTGTTCCAGTCGTCAACATGTTGTTTCTTCTGAACGATGAAGCTTTCTTGAGTTTGAAGTGAACTACATATTTTTGGCGCCGctttaggcaaggcaaggcagtttcggtaattcaaagtgctttaaaaagtaataaaaacaataattcagTTACGAATAAAAACTTCTAACTATGggtggcataatagctaaaagcagattCCCCTTGTTTTGAAtgaaacactgttatttttgaCTTGATCCTAATAATCTGaatggtctgttaggtttatattcagttagcatatctgcaatgtattgaGGTCCCGAGGCCACTGAGCCTTAGTTGTGTTTCAAATCATTCACTGAACTTACACTGTACACTATAcaccagggatcctcaaatctggcccacgagatccactctcctgcagagtttagctgtaaccctgaacacacctgaacatgctaatcaatgtcttcaggatcattagaaaatcacagacaggtgagtttgatcagggttggagctaaactctgcaggattggtcctccagggtaagatttgaggaaccctgctatACACTATAGGTTTGTCCCGTTACACACTTCTGCACTATTTTACACCACTTTGTAGGGTAGTTGTTCACACTGAAAAACAGTAGTTACATGCTTACTTATGCCTTGTTGTTGAATGAAAGTATCAATTGCtttcaaaaacagaaaagaaaaaaaaaagtaaatattcagGACAaccagtaaatatatatatatatatatatatatatagcatccATAAGATATTGAAAGATTATATATTTGCAGTTGATTTCCAGCTAAAGTTTTGTGGCTGTCAATTGTAATTTGTTTGTCCTTGTTGTCAATGACAAGACTTACAACCAAAACAAATTCTTaagttttctaaataaaaatactcaCATGTTCTCATGTAATATATCCACTTCAGATAtccactttttaaataattacatattgttgttgttgtcattttAACACTAAAAACTGAAAGGAGGGTCAAATAAAATAGTTCCTACAATCCACCTTTAAGTTGTATGAACTAAagaaactaaaaactaaattaaactggACAACGAGTCTTTAACTATGTACAATCCATTAAGAATTTGTTAATTATGTGttataatttagttttacttGAAAATGTGGGGATTATCATCACTTCAGGGTTACATCACTAGTCTTTCTGAGAAGGACCCaggtgtttttgtatttatctCAGAGTGATTAGTGCCCTTGGCATAAAACTGGGGCTTTAAAACCCACACACCAGTTAATTTAAGTTCATATGATTATCTGCATTTGTTAAGGAacaacacatatatatataacacataaactcatatacaatttatttattttttctgtgtgtgtgctgcttGTGTCCAGTGTGGATGTGATATCAGAAGTGGACTGATTATTGCTTACGATGAATTGTCGCGTTATCTCTGTAGGAGCTGTGAGCTGGTATATGAGAGTCTCTAAACTGGCTGTGGCTGTGGCGGTTATTAAGATCAGCCCATCGGGAGGAGCCAGACAGTTCGCTGAATCTCTGGCTGACAGACTCAGACAGCAGGATGAAGGCTGGAGGTCTACAGCTCAAAGTCTTCATGAAGATGTGCTGCGTCTCAGACAAGAGCTGCTGCTCACTCGCTTACTGTTCAAGAAGAAGAGTAATGATGGGCCAGGACATGGTAGGACTTTATATCCATCTGTTTCAGGCCTGGAAATTCAAAACAATTGATCaaatcttaaactttttttttttttaatgaatatgcCTTTATCTTCGGAAGTCCGTAGAGATcaaggattattattattatttttcttgttttcttgtgATCTCGACATAACAAATGTTATTCTCTAAATTACACAACTGCGGCACTAGGTGGCCGTATTGGCCAAATTGTGTTTGGGACAGAGTGAAGACCTTCTTTGTATTGTGCAATATTGGGTTCATTACTTACAAGTAATTAACTTGTAATAGTTAAATGCCTGAATCAATATGATTATTTTGCTTGAAAGTGACTCCTCACGCAATAGTGTTTGGTGTGATGCTAAACTTAATTCTTATTCAAACTAATGTTGATGTCACTGTATAATATTCTGTTTGCAGCTATCTTCATTTGTGCATCTTCAAAGTACCTGATTGTTAGTTAATAAGTTAATAAGTGGGGATTATGTTTATCTAGGACGTGCTTCAACGACATATTTTGTaatgtgcattttgttttatcttaatcttatatttttaatcattaaatgtatatttacacacatacacacacagtctggtCAGCTGTCCTtgtagggactctccataggcataatgatttttatactgtaccaaccgtattttctatcgtcctacaccaaccctaccccttacaggaaactttctgcatttttactttctcaaaaaaactcattctgtataaTTTATAAGATTTTGTGTCCAtggagacctcaatttaggtccccaccgtgacacgagtccccatgagtctgtgtgtattcaggtttaagtccccaccaggatatataaacctgtacacacacacacacacacacacacactcacttgtTTCGccatccttgtggggacattcataggcgtaatggtttttatacagtacaaaccgtatgtgctattgccctacacctaaacctaccccttacaggaactttctgcatttttagattttcaaaaaaattaattccgtgtgatttattagcttgtttacccgtggagacctcaatttaggtccccaccatgacacgagtccccatgagcctgtgtgtattcaggtttaagtccccacctgaatagaaaaacaagtacacacacatactcactcactcactcactcactcactcactcactcactcactcactcacacacacacacacacacacacagtctggtcAGCTGTCCTtgtagggactctccataggcataatgatttttatactgtaccaaccgtattttctatcgtcctacaccaaccctaccccttacaggaactttctgcatttttactttctcaaaaactcattctgtataaTTTATAAGATTTTGTGTCCAtggagacctcaatttaggtccccatgagtctgtgtgtattcaggtttaagtccccaccaggatatataaacctgtacacacacacacacacttgtttcgccatccttgtggggacattcataggcgtaatggtttttatacagtacaaaccgtatgtgctattgccctacacctaaacctaccccttacaggaactttctgcatttttagattttcaaaaaattaattctgtgtgatttattagcttgtttaccgtggagacctcaatttaggtccccaccatgacacgagtccccatgagcctgtgtgtattcaggtttaagtccccacctgaatagaaaacaggcacacacacacacactcactcacacactcactcacacacacacacacacacacacacacacactcactcgtaCATatatgtctggtttgctatccttgtggggactctacataggcgtaatggtttttctactcTACAGAccgtatgtgctattgccctacacaaagcctacacctaaacctaccccttacaggaactttctgcatttttagattttcaaaaaacttaattctgtgtgatttattagcttgtttacccgtggagacctcaatttaggtccccatgagtctgtgtgtattcaggtttaagtccccacctgaatagaaaaacaggcacacacacacacacacacacacacacacacaaacaaacaaacaaacaaacagcatccCAGGCTTGTAATGCACATGATATCAGTCACAGCCTATTCTACATggcaaataaaaatcataaacaaaTGCTTGCTTGCAgtacaatacatttttcatatacTGTAGAGTTTATTATTAAGCAAGCAAACTGTTTAAATTACAGATGGAAATGGGGTGTAGAAAGTTTTGCAATCAGATGACTAAAACGCCTAAAGAGGAAGTCAAAAACTCATGTGAccacattgcatttgtaatGGAAATGCTATCCGCCCTGAATGCATTCCAAACTACAGAGAAGCTGCGTTTACTTGCCGCTCTGTTACTCAATATTTTATCGTGCTGGGACATGTTATGAAGAAGTGCAGCGAACAAAGGGATTCCAAATGTATTGCATTGAACCAAAACCACAAATTACAATGGAAATTGCTGTTGCCTTTTTTAATCCTTTTCATTGCATCACTTCCTGTTGACTCATAAGCTGCATAACATAAGCCATAACATGGCTTGTCAATTTCTGTATTTATGTGTGACACTTGGCCTTTCATGAAAGTGATTTAGTGTGTGACGCAATAAGTGGGGAGATTTTTACCAAAAAAGATCAGATCACAAATCTGCCCCAGGTGGATGTCTTAGTAAGGTCAGGTATATTCTTCTCAGCTACCTCACTCAATAGCTGATTTTTGACTGTGTGGGAATTAGTACAGAAGCattcccagtcaacacgtgagattacgtgatgatcacagtgacatcacaccattgtcatacggtgatcctcacagtgtgagtaatatgtgagctcattgtgaactcagaAAGATGAGCGGGGTTCTTACTTATGTTAGACATCTACACAaacgcttattgagaattaacagatttagatgatgatgttttattgttttgtttgacgttaccatcgtggtgagtagtgtttgctttagttgggctcttgatccttgactttataacattatattttttggggctgcagtaactgtgtttgaaaagcacatttgttatggcaaggaaaaccaaaaagagactgcaaccaggtgatggTTTGTTACTGATGATAACAGCGCAAAcatcacctagattcagtatgcagtctttgtgaggagCTATTAATCTAAAGTTTTTAGTAATAGCTCTGCGATTATACAGTATAGAACCCAGCATGTCATAACAGtttatgaaggattttaaaagcatgataagacacaaacattttgaattactctgtcatttaaacacaaagagagacatcggtgtatgaatctcaacaatggtgacaatcaaaagcttcatgctgcaatgcatgctgggtacctagtctctgtgcactgagtgcactttgacctcacattagtatgagcacacagtgagggcgctgtgaggttacacttttagctcactgttacctcacattgtgacctcatcacgagtatcctgtgagatcatggtggcatcactgtgagatcaaattgttgactgggttcCATGCAGATTAAACAATTTAGAAACTTCCTGTAAGTGTCAAGACTGCTAAACAGCCACACTGCTGTCACTTTTAGAGCCACACCACCCAGCCATCACCAATATGATCAACACAAAAGCCCCACCTCAAcctcagggaaaaaaaaaaaaaaaattgcacaaatCATTAgtgcaactttttttaaatccgCAAATTAAGACCGAAGGTGAGCAGTTTTAATCcttgacttaatttaattttccaAGAAGTCCTAACATCTatgacacacttcagctttTCTCTACCAATGTTTTAAATCCATTTCTTCAGTGCAAAGCATAGTTCTGTGTCACAACTCCACATTCTGAGTCTGTGGTTGGATTCTGTTTCACATCAAGAATCTTTGTACTTAAGGACAAAACACTATATTGAACCACCCAGTGCAATGGTATAAAACAGATAAATTAAACATCATAAATGCAAACTATTTCtgttgattattttttaatttcttttttttttcttttttacaataATTGAAAGTTCCAAAAAGCAATTAGTGGTGCTGGATAATAAGTAAAGCAGGTATATAATTCAACCTAATATATGCACATTTTACACTATGAAGTGTTTGAAGAGCGTTTTCAGTTTGCATTGTTCTGAAACAGGGACCTACATTTTTACAATGTTGCATTCTTCGTTCAATTTCCTAAGGCAGCATTTCAGAGTGTAccaaaatgtagcctatttatGCAAGTCACATGTGAGTAAATCTGTCTTCTCATAGGTCAGAGTGCACCTGTTTATGTTCTGGGATTCTGCTAATAGCTTCATCCATCAGGGTGGATTGAGTTAGCTCCACTAAGCTATACTACTATATATCAGTTAGTGGGAATAAAGGCTTTTCGAGACAACAATCTTGCACAGAAAAGCTGTTAGACAACATTCAGGGTGTTGGGGGTGTAGGTACTGCGATCACTGATGTGCTCACCCTTAGAATTAAACACTGATGCTTTTTCCTTAAAACATTTTCCATTATGAATTACGGTTGTTGTGGTGTGGATCTGGGCGTGATTGCTGTGTTTATGTAAGCCGAGTGTTTATGTATGCCTAAACAAGCTGATCTAAAGGAGAAAATTGTACCAGGTTCTGAAATGCTCCAAACAAAGGAGAAATGTTTaatcttttttaagaaaaaaattagtTTAGATGTCTACTTTGGACACTGTCTGATTATGTCTGTGTTTTGCTTTCACAGGTCAAGAGATTGCCAAAGAACTCTCTCAGGACGACCCACAGCAGTTAAAGGGCGACTCTGGCTGTGACACTGATATCAGCTCACAAACACAGATATATGGTGCTCAGGCACCATGCTTGCCTCTGACTCCTCCAAACAGTCAGAACTTTTCCCTCCAGGACAGGAAATGGCACCAGGATCACAGTCTGCTAAAACACATGCAGTTCCTACGCTGCTTGAGTGGCTTGAGCAGAGGCTGTGAATCGTCTCTGTGTCCTGATGGTGATGTGGTCTGGGATTCAGTGGTGCAGTTGCTGGATTCTGTGGTGGAGGTTTTCCGGCAGGCACATGTTGGACAGCCTCTGCATCACCCAGAGCAGCTGCATCATGCCACACAGGTGGTGGCACAGACCCTGAGTCGAGGAGGAACACAGCGTGGGTGTTCAGTGCAGCACTTCAGCAAAGTGGATGATCTGTTGAAGGAGATGATCAACCTACTGCTCACCAACCAAAAACTCAATTCGGTAAGAGACAGGGGTTTATGCACTGTGGGTAAAACCGATTGCAGACTAGACAAGAAGTGGGCCAGGAAACTTATAGGTATCACACACCTACGCGTCTTTCTGTTCTTGCACGCTTAAGGCAGggtttccatcaccctgttttTTGCGCATTTTGAAATATCGCATCagaaacgagtgatggaaacaccaaattgcaaataaaaatcccttaatttgcaaaaaagtttttacactCGCTTTTGTATAATTGCCTCCCAGAACTGTCTTAAGTCCCATtcataaagatatagttctaaaaatcattctcaatattaaagaatagcagagtccacatcACAGCTACTgaatgttgtattgattatagtaaaatgCCAGTGGTTCTGTGATCATCAGTTAATATGAAGAACTTGTCAAACAGTTGGTCTACAAAAGGTTTTCCTTTATGGCATTAAtaagactcacacagacattaagaatcagcttgtgaacctcaacaatggttaccattataaatttaaagaaaatcattaaaaaatctttttttttttaatggtcaccattgttgaggttcataagctgattcttgatgtctgtgtgagtctaatttcttccatagattaaaactttttgtggacaaactgtttggaaagtcctttatattaactgactcagaaccagtggctcttagaatcgCTTTTACTATAACCAATACAACATTCGGTtaaccagagattagacacacaatgagtctaAGTCATTGGTCATTGTGCTACAGGTCCATGATGAGGAATGCTGAGAAAACTCACAGTTCGAGTGTATGGTGAAGCTAGGATTTATAAACCTACAATCATAAGCTTGTTAACGTTACTTTAATAGCGTTTCTAATGTCCCGGGGATTTTGTCAAGgtaattcatgtttaatatAACTGTTTAAAGTAGTATGTAATGAAAGCAGTGGCTAAAATTGGCAGGTGAGTTTACCTCACCTGGTCCCCATTCGGGTTACTGCATGCATTCTTGTTCATGTTATAATCATATTACTTATTATAACTTGGAGTTCCTGATGTTCTTAGAGATTCAGCTAAGGTCATTCATGTTTAATGCAACTCAAatctaatgaaaacatttacagtagGCAGGTAAGCGGTGGCAAATTAAGCGTTTTTAGCTGGAATGGCTTTTATTGTTGGATATCaaaatgttttggaaaaaaagtGGGCAATACTagaggttttattttatttattattgttattgtgtatataacatcctatattgaatatttaattgtgcattaccttatttttgcatttagattaACTTCGCCTTCACTCATTTAAAGTTACTcttcaaaaacactaataatatagtaacaagttaattttttttttttttcagaaattctcAGATATCTATTATAGTATTGTGATGCTGAATTCACTTacagataatattaataattttaataacagGCCACCTGAGTGTACTTAAAAGGGAGCCCAATTTGATGACTGATTCTTAACAAACAAggaaattttttaaaagtacactctaataatgtcaaattaaagttctggaataattgtgaaattacatataaagatgtacttaagtggTTCAACAAAagtgcacatttttatttaattgcaattaacgtgcaattaagtgtccaaaagcatcacattttgttattaagtatattattttaaattatttccataataagtacttttacttaagtgtATGCTAAAGTGTTCTTAAATGGACCTGTAGCACAATGACCAGACAATGCTT carries:
- the mei4 gene encoding meiosis-specific protein MEI4; this translates as MEEKSASCYEGAVSWYMRVSKLAVAVAVIKISPSGGARQFAESLADRLRQQDEGWRSTAQSLHEDVLRLRQELLLTRLLFKKKSNDGPGHGQEIAKELSQDDPQQLKGDSGCDTDISSQTQIYGAQAPCLPLTPPNSQNFSLQDRKWHQDHSLLKHMQFLRCLSGLSRGCESSLCPDGDVVWDSVVQLLDSVVEVFRQAHVGQPLHHPEQLHHATQVVAQTLSRGGTQRGCSVQHFSKVDDLLKEMINLLLTNQKLNSFSVHGVLSECLLALGGSPVVRAALVQLLMSQIIQLAQQLWDTCERSREARHHQVDWICYENSFYVFWLLEHLAQDIDYNVNKERAIQLETKAFPLADEFPLFSLYMWRIAGLFRAGHT